One segment of Scomber scombrus chromosome 3, fScoSco1.1, whole genome shotgun sequence DNA contains the following:
- the LOC133977945 gene encoding transcription factor HES-5-like, with protein MQPAEIRFSLQRPLQHRDPAMAPTVTAAMTNSQDHLTLTHKLRKPQVEKLRRDRINSSIEQLKSLLGPKFLKQQPDSKMEKADILEMTVCLLTQLQQQQQQQQQQQQQQQHPAVESAAVDQGYSRCVREVAHFLCKEEVKTQSQKRLLNHFNKLQSSSDKNLRDADFSPLSSTVQTSITKEKSPVNSALWRPW; from the exons ATGCAGCCAGCAGAGATCAGATTCTCTCTACAGAGACCTCTACAGCACAGAGATCCAGCTATGGCACCTACAGTCACTGCAGCAATGACCAACTCTCAGGATCATCTGACTCTGACCCACAAG cTCAGAAAGCCTCAGGTTGAGAAGTTACGCAGAGATCGAATCAACAGCAGCATTGAGCAGCTCAAGTCTCTCCTGGGTCCAAAGTTCCTCAAACAGCAGCCAGACTCAAAGATGGAGAAAGCAGACATCCTGGAGATGACAGTTTGCCTCCTGacacaactgcagcagcagcaacagcagcagcagcagcagcagcagcaacagcagcatccAGCTGTTGAGTCAGCAGCTGTGGATCAAGGCTACTCCAGGTGTGTCCGAGAGGTGGCGCACTTCCTGTGCAAAGAGGAGGTGAAGACACAGTCCCAGAAAAGACTGCTGAACCACTTCAACAAGCTGCAGTCTTCCTCTGACAAGAACCTGAGAGATGCTGACTTCTCTCCTCTGAGCTCCACAGTCCAGACCAGCATCACTAAAGAGAAGAGTCCAGTCAACAGCGCCCTCTGGAGGCCGTGGTAG
- the LOC133977930 gene encoding transcription factor HES-5-like, whose protein sequence is MQPAEIRFSLQRPLQHRDPAMAPTITAAMTNSQEHLTLTHKLRKPQVEKLRRDRINSSIEQLKSLLGPKFLKQQPDSKMEKADILEMTVCLLTQQQQQQQQQQQQQQQQQQQQQQQQQQHPAVESAAVDQGYSRCVREVAHFLSKEEVKTQSQKRLLNHFNKLQSSSDKNLRQADFSPLSSTVQTSITKEKSPVNSALWRPW, encoded by the exons ATGCAGCCAGCAGAGATCAGATTCTCTCTACAGAGACCTCTACAGCACAGAGATCCAGCTATGGCACCTACAATCACTGCAGCAATGACCAACTCTCAGGAGCATCTGACTCTGACCCACAAG cTCAGAAAGCCTCAGGTGGAGAAGTTACGCAGAGATCGAATCAACAGCAGCATTGAGCAGCTCAAGTCTCTCCTGGGTCCAAAGTTCCTCAAACAGCAGCCAGACTCCAAGATGGAGAAAGCAGACATCCTGGAGATGACAGTTTGCCTCctgacacagcagcagcagcagcagcagcagcagcagcagcagcagcagcagcagcagcagcagcagcagcagcagcagcagcagcatccagcTGTTGAGTCAGCAGCTGTGGATCAAGGCTACTCCAGGTGTGTCCGAGAGGTGGCACACTTCCTGAGCAAAGAGGAGGTGAAGACACAGTCCCAGAAAAGACTGCTGAACCACTTCAACAAGCTGCAGTCTTCCTCTGACAAGAACCTGAGACAGGCTGACTTCTCTCCTCTGAGCTCCACAGTCCAGACCAGCATCACTAAAGAGAAGAGTCCAGTCAACAGCGCCCTCTGGAGGCCGTGGTAG
- the LOC133977963 gene encoding transcription factor HES-5-like — MQPAEIRFSLQRPLQHRDPAMAPTITAAMTNFQKHQTLTHKLRKPQVEKLRRDRINSSIEQLKSLLGPKFLKQQPDSKMDKADILEMTVFLLTQLQQQQHPAVESAAVDQGYSRCVREVAHFLCKEEVKTQSQKRLLNHFNKLQSSSDKNLRDADFSPLSSTVQTSITKEKSPVNSALWRPW; from the exons ATGCAGCCAGCAGAGATCAGATTCTCTCTACAGAGACCTCTACAGCACAGAGATCCAGCTATGGCACCTACAATCACTGCAGCAATGACCAACTTTCAGAAGCATCAGACTCTGACCCACAAG CTCAGAAAGCCTCAGGTGGAGAAGTTACGCAGAGATCGAATCAACAGCAGCATTGAGCAGCTCAAGTCTCTCCTGGGTCCAAAGTTCCTCAAACAGCAGCCAGACTCAAAGATGGATAAAGCAGACATCCTGGAGATGACAGTTTTCCTCCTGacacaactgcagcagcagcagcatccagcTGTTGAGTCAGCAGCTGTGGATCAAGGCTACTCCAGGTGTGTCCGAGAGGTGGCGCACTTCCTGTGCAAAGAGGAGGTGAAGACACAGTCCCAGAAAAGACTGCTGAACCACTTCAACAAGCTGCAGTCTTCCTCTGACAAGAACCTGAGAGATGCTGACTTCTCCCCTCTGAGCTCCACAGTCCAGACCAGCATCACTAAAGAGAAAAGTCCAGTCAACAGCGCCCTCTGGAGGCCGTGGTAG
- the LOC133977957 gene encoding transcription factor HES-5-like yields the protein MQLAEIRFSLQRPLQHRDPAMAPTITAAMTNFQKHQTLTHKLRKPQVEKLRRDRINSSIEQLKSILGPKLLKQQPDSKMEKADILEMTVFLLTQLQQQHPVVQSAAVDQGYSRCVREVAHFLCKEEVKTQSQKRLLNHFNKLQSSSDKNLRDADFSPLSSTVQTSITKEKSPVNSALWRPW from the exons ATGCAGCTAGCAGAGATCAGATTCTCTCTACAGAGACCTCTACAGCACAGAGATCCAGCTATGGCACCTACAATCACTGCAGCAATGACCAACTTTCAGAAGCATCAGACTCTGACCCACAAG cTCAGAAAGCCTCAGGTGGAGAAGTTACGCAGAGATCGAATCAACAGCAGCATTGAGCAGCTCAAGTCTATTCTGGGTCCAAAGTTACTCAAACAGCAGCCAGACTCCAAGATGGAGAAAGCAGACATCCTGGAGATGACAGTTTTCCTCCTGACacagcttcagcagcagcatccagtTGTTCAGTCAGCAGCTGTGGATCAAGGCTACTCCAGGTGTGTCCGAGAGGTGGCACACTTCCTTTGCAAAGAGGAAGTGAAGACACAGTCCCAGAAAAGACTGCTGAACCACTTCAACAAGCTGCAGTCTTCCTCTGACAAGAACCTGAGAGATGCTGACTTCTCTCCTCTGAGCTCCACAGTCCAGACCAGCATCACTAAAGAGAAGAGTCCAGTCAACAGCGCCCTCTGGAGGCCGTGGTAG
- the LOC133977901 gene encoding transcription factor HES-5-like, protein MQPAEIRFSLQRPLQHRDPAMAPTITAAMTNSQEHQTLTHKLRKPLVEKLRRDRINSSIEQLKSLLGPEFIKQQPDSKMEKADILEMTVCLLTQLQHQQQQQHPAVESAAVDQGYSRCVREVSHFLCKEEVKTQSQKRLLNHFNKLQSSSDKKQRDADFSPLSSTVQTSITKEKSPVNSALWRPW, encoded by the exons ATGCAGCCAGCAGAGATCAGATTCTCTCTACAGAGACCTCTACAGCACAGAGATCCAGCTATGGCACCTACAATCACTGCAGCAATGACCAACTCTCAGGAGCATCAGACTCTGACCCACAAG cTCAGAAAGCCTCTGGTGGAGAAGTTACGCAGAGATCGAATCAACAGCAGCATTGAGCAGCTCAAGTCTCTCCTGGGTCCAGAGTTCATCAAACAGCAGCCAGACTCCAAGATGGAGAAAGCAGACATCCTGGAGATGACAGTTTGCCTCCTGACACAgctgcagcaccagcagcagcagcagcatccagcTGTTGAGTCAGCAGCTGTGGATCAAGGCTACTCCAGGTGTGTCCGAGAGGTGTCGCACTTCCTGTGCAAAGAGGAGGTGAAGACACAGTCCCAGAAAAGACTGCTGAACCACTTCAACAAGCTGCAGTCTTCCTCTGACAAGAAACAGAGAGATGCTGACTTCTCTCCTCTGAGCTCCACAGTCCAGACCAGCATCACTAAAGAGAAGAGTCCAGTCAACAGCGCCCTCTGGAGGCCGTGGTAG
- the LOC133977947 gene encoding transcription factor HES-2-like, protein MQPAEIRFSLQRPLQHRDPAMAPTITAAMTNSQEHLTLTHKHRKPQVEKLRRERINSSIEQLKSLLGPEFIKQQPDSKMEKADILEMTVCFLTQLQQQHQQQGRLLNHFNKLQSSSDKNLRNADFSPLSSTVQTSISKEKSPVNSALWRPW, encoded by the exons ATGCAGCCAGCAGAGATCAGATTCTCTCTACAGAGACCTCTACAGCACAGAGATCCAGCTATGGCACCTACAATCACTGCAGCAATGACCAACTCTCAGGAGCATCTGACTCTGACCCACAAG CACAGAAAGCCTCAGGTGGAGAAGTTACGCAGAGAGCGAATCAACAGCAGCATTGAGCAGCTCAAGTCTCTCCTGGGTCCAGAGTTCATCAAACAGCAGCCAGACTCCAAGATGGAGAAAGCAGACATCCTGGAAATGACAGTTTGCTTCCTGacacaactgcagcagcagcatcaacagCAAGGAAGACTGCTGAACCACTTCAACAAGCTGCAGTCTTCCTCTGACAAGAACCTGAGAAATGCTGACTTCTCTCCTCTGAGCTCCACAGTCCAGACCAGCATCAGTAAAGAGAAGAGTCCAGTCAACAGCGCCCTCTGGAGGCCGTGGTAG
- the LOC133977946 gene encoding transcription factor HES-5-like: protein MQPAEIRFSLQRPLQHRDPAMAPTITAAMTNSQEHQTLTHKLRKPQVEKLRRDRINSSIEQLKSLLGPKFLKQQPDSKMDKADILEMTVFLLTQLQQQQHPAVESAAVDQGYSRCVREVAHFLCKDEVKTQSQKRLLNHFNKLQFSSDKNLRDADFSPLSSTVQTSITKEKSPVNSALWRPW from the exons ATGCAGCCAGCAGAGATCAGATTCTCTCTACAGAGACCTCTACAGCACAGAGATCCAGCTATGGCACCTACAATCACTGCAGCAATGACCAACTCTCAGGAGCATCAGACTCTGACCCACAAG CTCAGAAAGCCTCAGGTGGAGAAGTTACGCAGAGATCGAATCAACAGCAGCATTGAGCAGCTCAAGTCTCTCCTGGGTCCAAAGTTCCTCAAACAGCAGCCAGACTCAAAGATGGATAAAGCAGACATCCTGGAGATGACAGTGTTCCTCCTgacacagctgcagcagcagcagcatccagcTGTTGAGTCAGCAGCTGTGGATCAAGGCTACTCCAGGTGTGTCCGAGAGGTGGCGCACTTCCTGTGCAAAGACGAGGTGAAGACACAGTCCCAGAAAAGACTGCTGAACCACTTCAACAAGCTGCAGTTTTCCTCTGACAAGAACCTGAGAGATGCTGACTTCTCTCCTCTGAGCTCTACAGTCCAGACCAGCATCACTAAAGAGAAAAGTCCAGTCAACAGCGCCCTCTGGAGGCCGTGGTAG
- the LOC133977962 gene encoding transcription factor HES-5-like has translation MQPAEIRFSLQRPLQHRDPAMAPTITAAMTKSQEHQTLTHKLRKPQVEKLRRDRINSSIEQLKSILGPKFLKQQPDSKMEKADILEMTVCLLTQLQHQQQQQHPAVESAAVDQGYSRCVREVAHFLCKEEVKTQSQKRLLNHFNKLQSSSDKNLRDADFSPLSSTVQTSITKEKSPVNSALWRPW, from the exons ATGCAGCCAGCAGAGATCAGATTCTCTCTACAGAGACCTCTACAGCACAGAGATCCAGCTATGGCACCTACAATCACTGCAGCAATGACCAAATCTCAGGAGCATCAGACTCTGACCCACAAG cTCAGAAAGCCTCAGGTGGAGAAGTTACGCAGAGATCGAATCAACAGCAGCATTGAGCAGCTCAAGTCTATCCTGGGTCCAAAGTTCCTCAAACAGCAGCCAGACTCCAAGATGGAGAAAGCAGACATCCTGGAGATGACAGTTTGCCTCCTGACACAgctgcagcaccagcagcagcagcagcatccagcTGTTGAGTCAGCAGCTGTGGATCAAGGCTACTCCAGGTGTGTCCGAGAGGTGGCGCACTTCCTGTGCAAAGAGGAGGTGAAGACACAGTCCCAGAAAAGACTGCTGAACCACTTCAACAAGCTGCAGTCTTCCTCTGACAAGAACCTGAGAGATGCTGACTTCTCTCCTCTGAGCTCCACAGTCCAGACCAGCATCACTAAAGAGAAGAGTCCAGTCAACAGCGCCCTCTGGAGGCCGTGGTAG
- the LOC133977961 gene encoding transcription factor HES-5-like, whose translation MQPAEIRFSLQRPLQHRDPAMAPTITAAMTNSQEHLTLTHKLRKPLVEKLRRDRINSSIEQLKSLLGPKFLKQQLDSKMEKADILEMTVCLLTKLQHQHQQQHPAVESAAVDQGYSRCVREVAHFLCKEEVKTQSQKRLLNHFNKLQSSSDKNLRDADFSPLSSTVQTSITKEKSPVNSALWRPW comes from the exons ATGCAGCCAGCAGAGATCAGATTCTCTCTACAGAGACCTCTACAGCACAGAGATCCAGCTATGGCACCTACAATCACTGCAGCAATGACCAACTCTCAGGAGCATCTGACTCTGACCCACAAG CTCAGAAAGCCTCTGGTTGAGAAGTTACGCAGAGATCGAATCAACAGCAGCATTGAGCAGCTCAAGTCTCTCCTGGGTCCAAAGTTCCTCAAACAGCAGCTAGACTCCAAGATGGAGAAAGCAGACATCCTGGAGATGACAGTTTGCCTCCTGACAAAACTGCAGcaccagcatcagcagcagcatccagcTGTTGAGTCAGCAGCTGTGGATCAAGGCTACTCCAGGTGTGTCCGAGAGGTGGCGCACTTCCTGTGCAAAGAGGAGGTGAAGACACAGTCCCAGAAAAGACTGCTGAACCACTTCAACAAGCTGCAGTCTTCCTCTGACAAGAACCTGAGAGATGCTGACTTCTCTCCTCTGAGCTCCACAGTCCAGACCAGCATCACTAAAGAGAAGAGTCCAGTCAACAGCGCCCTCTGGAGGCCGTGGTAG